The Breoghania sp. genome has a segment encoding these proteins:
- a CDS encoding Hpt domain-containing protein — MTATSSFRALIEKHCVTIRQMFAEFRTQYGARSLGEPPGSEAMVTLHTLKGSCGTIGFQDLYAHVAKLHEQLKAWPTEQAARYGFEQKIAREIAEAAQLVDAVKPEDSTLYGRNL; from the coding sequence ATGACAGCAACATCGTCCTTCAGAGCCTTGATCGAGAAGCACTGCGTGACGATCCGGCAGATGTTCGCGGAGTTTCGCACCCAATATGGCGCGCGCTCGCTTGGCGAACCGCCGGGAAGCGAGGCGATGGTGACCCTGCACACGCTCAAGGGAAGCTGCGGCACCATCGGATTTCAGGATCTTTACGCCCATGTGGCGAAGCTGCACGAGCAGCTGAAGGCATGGCCCACCGAGCAAGCCGCACGCTATGGCTTTGAGCAGAAAATCGCGCGGGAAATCGCCGAAGCGGCGCAGCTGGTGGACGCGGTGAAGCCGGAGGATTCCACGCTCTACGGCCGCAATCTCTGA
- a CDS encoding response regulator codes for MQVLYVDDEDDIREVAALSLGLDPELEVNVCSSGLEALEKVETLMPEIILLDVMMPGMDGPETLGRLRASDAVRHIPVVFITARTQAYEIERFLSLGAVGVIAKPFDPLTLARQVRDHLEAAKTAA; via the coding sequence ATGCAGGTTCTTTATGTGGACGATGAGGATGATATCCGTGAAGTGGCGGCCTTGTCGCTGGGACTGGATCCGGAGCTGGAGGTCAATGTCTGTTCCTCTGGCCTTGAGGCTCTGGAGAAGGTGGAAACCTTGATGCCGGAGATCATCCTGCTCGACGTCATGATGCCGGGCATGGACGGGCCGGAAACCCTGGGGCGGCTCAGGGCAAGCGACGCCGTGCGCCATATTCCCGTGGTCTTCATCACCGCCCGCACGCAGGCCTATGAGATCGAGCGTTTTCTGTCGCTGGGCGCTGTGGGCGTCATCGCCAAGCCGTTTGATCCGTTGACGCTGGCCAGGCAGGTCCGGGATCATCTGGAGGCTGCGAAAACGGCGGCGTGA
- a CDS encoding response regulator has translation MATALIVDDDPDWLTLIEIVLGKEGMGTMKCTEGRGAFDVARMEHPDLIFLDVFMPGVDGFQLLWQLQNTFETKDIPIVMVSSRDTTMDVAWGERLGAFTYISKNASFKELAPLIAEAASAALSSRHGEYHDA, from the coding sequence ATGGCTACGGCTTTGATCGTCGATGACGACCCTGATTGGCTGACGCTCATAGAGATCGTGCTTGGCAAGGAAGGCATGGGAACCATGAAGTGCACGGAAGGGCGCGGCGCGTTCGACGTGGCGCGGATGGAACACCCCGATCTGATCTTTCTCGACGTGTTCATGCCGGGGGTCGATGGCTTCCAGCTTCTCTGGCAGCTCCAGAACACATTTGAAACGAAGGATATTCCCATTGTGATGGTGTCATCGCGCGACACCACCATGGATGTCGCCTGGGGAGAGCGGCTGGGGGCCTTCACCTACATTTCCAAGAACGCCTCCTTCAAGGAACTGGCACCGTTGATCGCCGAGGCCGCCTCCGCGGCTCTGTCGTCCAGGCACGGCGAATATCACGACGCCTGA
- a CDS encoding glycosyltransferase family 2 protein, translating to MSEALDFITSQSFHSLMLLTMVVVVFEVPRYFALFILAVISPKPKPQPLEVAYRHTMSVILAGHNERDSIRRCIASIREQSRPPDEIIVFSDGSTDGMDKVLRELLEAGEIDRALWSDLRGGKSAGFNICQRMATGDILINIDCDCSLDRDAFRRIMEPFEDPQVGSVAGNLQVRNSQSGFVATMQAIEYMITIALAKQGALTIDQVTCSSGGYSAFRRSALESVGGCDAGGGEDLDVTLRLRARGWKIGFRVDSVCYTDVPDTFAALVRQRFRWERDAIRLRFRKHRFNLNPFDPRFKMNEVLHHLEYLTFNVLAAALMPFYLTWLFVTYGGFGFVVLAGLQFMLVLIDLPVFLLAAWLTPHVKSAHLLPYMFGFTLFNGFVMRFIRLAAYIDEWIFWSSYQDSYVPQKVHDIRSS from the coding sequence ATGTCGGAAGCCCTCGACTTCATCACCTCGCAAAGCTTCCACAGCCTGATGCTGCTGACGATGGTCGTCGTCGTGTTCGAAGTCCCGCGCTATTTCGCTCTTTTCATTCTGGCCGTGATCTCGCCCAAGCCGAAACCGCAACCGCTGGAGGTTGCCTATCGGCACACGATGTCGGTCATATTGGCCGGGCACAACGAACGCGACTCCATCCGCCGCTGCATCGCCTCCATACGCGAACAGTCGCGCCCGCCCGACGAGATCATCGTCTTTTCCGACGGCTCCACCGATGGCATGGACAAGGTGCTGCGCGAACTTCTTGAGGCGGGCGAGATCGACCGCGCCTTGTGGAGCGACCTGCGCGGCGGCAAGTCGGCCGGGTTCAACATCTGCCAGCGCATGGCGACCGGCGACATCCTGATCAATATCGACTGCGACTGCTCGCTTGATCGCGACGCCTTCCGCCGGATCATGGAGCCCTTCGAGGACCCGCAGGTGGGCAGCGTTGCGGGCAACCTTCAGGTGCGCAATTCCCAAAGCGGCTTTGTCGCCACGATGCAGGCCATCGAATACATGATCACCATCGCGCTGGCCAAACAGGGCGCGCTGACCATCGATCAGGTGACGTGCTCATCCGGCGGCTATTCCGCGTTCCGCCGTTCCGCCCTTGAAAGCGTGGGCGGGTGCGATGCGGGCGGCGGCGAGGATCTCGACGTGACGCTGCGCCTGCGGGCCCGTGGATGGAAGATCGGCTTTCGCGTGGATTCCGTGTGTTACACGGATGTGCCGGACACCTTCGCCGCGCTCGTGCGCCAGCGCTTTCGCTGGGAGCGCGACGCCATTCGCCTGCGCTTTCGCAAGCATCGCTTCAATCTCAATCCCTTCGATCCGCGTTTCAAGATGAACGAGGTGCTGCACCATCTGGAGTACCTCACCTTCAATGTGCTGGCCGCGGCGCTGATGCCCTTCTACCTGACGTGGCTTTTCGTGACCTATGGCGGGTTCGGGTTCGTCGTTCTTGCGGGCCTGCAATTCATGCTGGTGCTGATCGATTTGCCGGTCTTCCTGCTGGCCGCCTGGCTCACCCCTCATGTGAAGAGCGCGCATCTGCTGCCCTACATGTTCGGCTTCACCCTCTTCAACGGTTTCGTCATGCGGTTCATCCGCCTTGCTGCCTATATCGACGAGTGGATCTTCTGGTCCTCCTATCAGGACAGCTATGTGCCGCAGAAAGTTCATGACATCAGGAGCTCCTGA
- a CDS encoding YbaN family protein translates to MRTVYLVAGLGFVGLGFVGLFLPVLPTTPFLILAVGCFSRSSERLETWLLDHPTFGPTLRGWREHGAIPVRAKLAALAGMAVGFTLFLLGSQPGPLAIAAVALLMASGLAYVFTRPSH, encoded by the coding sequence ATGCGGACAGTTTATCTGGTGGCCGGACTTGGGTTCGTGGGGCTGGGCTTTGTCGGCCTGTTCCTGCCCGTGCTGCCGACCACGCCGTTTCTCATTTTGGCCGTCGGCTGCTTTTCGCGCTCGTCCGAACGGCTTGAAACCTGGTTGCTCGATCACCCGACGTTCGGCCCGACGCTGCGCGGCTGGCGCGAACACGGCGCGATCCCGGTGCGCGCCAAGCTTGCCGCGCTGGCGGGGATGGCCGTTGGCTTCACGCTGTTTCTGCTTGGCTCACAGCCCGGACCTTTGGCAATCGCCGCCGTCGCGTTGCTGATGGCGAGCGGGCTTGCCTATGTCTTCACACGGCCCTCCCACTAG
- a CDS encoding HlyD family efflux transporter periplasmic adaptor subunit yields the protein MRKLRSRQRPDNHANERRANKRSLGRWIYLAMLLAIGLGVADYAWGDFVILRAPGLVLQERIDVEAQYVGRLDELPLRIGQSVHSGDVLGVVSSVEISERLAQLSLRVAELTRQAIEKQEQMNIAESLLPIAKVRVDEARAVKENLTHLSGKGLAPADRVLEALTEKNSAEEMLIRLEAQIRSFPATREALQPAIDRVRTTFNKLTALYDDGVLRAPVDGIIDSNLPAKGDVFLTGEKILSLYTGPKYVLAYLPAHNLLPVTVGEEVRLESGQQTLAGRIVEVLPVTDTLPAEFQNTFKPAERSQLARIVIEDGASFPLHTKVRVTRPSQSLETVMSFFSGAWRTALSLFTIDAVASQGTADREIPR from the coding sequence ATGCGCAAGCTTCGCTCCCGCCAACGCCCGGACAACCATGCCAACGAGCGCCGCGCGAACAAGCGCTCCCTTGGACGCTGGATCTATCTCGCCATGCTTCTGGCCATCGGCCTTGGCGTCGCCGACTATGCGTGGGGCGATTTCGTGATCCTGCGCGCGCCCGGACTTGTCCTGCAGGAGCGCATCGACGTTGAGGCGCAATATGTCGGACGCCTTGACGAACTGCCGCTCAGGATCGGCCAGAGTGTCCACAGCGGAGATGTGTTGGGGGTCGTGTCCTCGGTGGAGATTTCCGAAAGGCTGGCACAGCTTTCGCTCAGGGTCGCGGAACTGACCCGCCAGGCCATCGAGAAGCAGGAACAGATGAACATCGCCGAAAGCCTGCTGCCGATCGCAAAGGTGCGGGTGGACGAGGCGCGCGCGGTGAAGGAGAACCTCACACATCTTTCCGGCAAGGGCCTGGCGCCTGCCGACCGTGTGCTGGAAGCCCTGACGGAGAAGAATTCCGCGGAGGAGATGCTGATCCGCCTTGAGGCCCAGATCCGCAGCTTCCCGGCCACGCGCGAGGCCCTGCAACCGGCGATCGACCGGGTGCGCACCACCTTCAACAAATTGACAGCCCTTTACGACGACGGCGTTCTGCGCGCGCCGGTCGATGGCATCATCGACAGCAACCTGCCGGCAAAAGGCGACGTGTTCCTGACGGGGGAGAAGATCCTGAGCCTCTATACCGGCCCCAAATACGTTCTGGCCTATCTGCCCGCGCATAATCTGCTGCCCGTGACAGTGGGGGAGGAAGTACGCCTGGAGTCCGGTCAGCAGACGCTTGCGGGGCGCATCGTTGAGGTCCTGCCGGTCACGGACACCCTGCCGGCCGAATTTCAAAACACCTTCAAGCCCGCCGAACGCAGCCAGCTCGCGCGCATCGTCATCGAGGACGGCGCCAGCTTCCCGCTCCATACAAAGGTGCGCGTGACACGCCCCAGCCAGAGCCTTGAAACGGTGATGTCCTTCTTTTCCGGCGCGTGGCGGACCGCACTCAGCCTCTTCACAATCGACGCCGTTGCGTCGCAGGGCACTGCTGACAGGGAGATCCCGCGATGA
- a CDS encoding Hpt domain-containing protein, which produces MQSTDQETWDALYETLRAKYLAAIPQRVETLLTLLREIEHSDDPGLLREDLTFHAHKIAGSGKTYGFDEVSLHARRLEDDLLDFSLTLEEAVRPAADLIKACRQAMASQAPN; this is translated from the coding sequence ATGCAGAGCACTGACCAGGAAACCTGGGACGCCCTTTATGAGACGCTCAGGGCGAAGTATCTGGCAGCCATACCGCAACGCGTGGAAACGCTCCTAACCCTGCTGCGTGAGATCGAACACAGCGACGATCCCGGGCTTCTGCGCGAAGACCTCACGTTTCATGCCCACAAGATCGCGGGCTCCGGAAAGACCTATGGTTTCGATGAGGTCAGCCTTCATGCGCGCCGCCTGGAAGATGACCTGCTCGATTTTTCGTTGACGCTCGAAGAAGCGGTCCGCCCGGCCGCGGACCTGATCAAGGCGTGCCGGCAAGCCATGGCCTCACAAGCGCCGAACTAA
- a CDS encoding ATP-binding protein: MTGPIDIQKRKPEASRSLIGRSLQYKLTFLILCCALVSTAVVGFVAYERVRSAAIEEAKEKLGGETRLMAQRFRFTYHEVARDLKMISEMPPIQGIIRAQRNGGIDPIDGSTENQWRERLARIFRSFLVQRPDHFQVRYIGLADQGRELVRVDRNSLGPFVVRPENLQQKGTEPYFRLGASAQMGRVVFSEVTFNREHDSLDPREIPTMRGMMPVFDWRGERFGMLVINIDYPAILKRAFAEMKPQWRTILVNGQGDYMVHPGGPEASVQPFQMHRNYTEEPPPIVKHALESTQPELGVESDHMMSYIVNDDDGYGGFDARVSIIVQVPSEKLFAKANEIGSEVFAAGIGVVFAFVLGSVFFARSLMKPLSQTAIAIVENVADGLILIDAGGRIERFNPSCERMFGYKAGEVVGQHVGILVAEGVGEEFRGEFITHARQSQDHGNTFEVEGRTKSGALLPLELSVNELNLNGKVKYSAVMRDISERREMERVKAEFISTVSHELRTPLTSIRGSLGLVDNMLPNDLPNPAYQMISLAQKNTNRLISLVNDILDFEKLSSQEVTYEMTTVNLNDELVQAAELINGYANEFSIKIKTELPATTLHVEVDARRFQQIIANLLSNAVKFSRKKGTVILRAQEHDGQAEIEVVDFGEGIPEEFHGRIFNPFSQADSTSTRKKSGSGLGLSITKRLVEEMGGEIDFVSELGMGTTFRVVLPLITALKTPSRIVLPAGDTRRLALHLEDDADFTAMLGETLKDIAYVQPARDLSEAHEYLAFNDFDLLILDRYLPGEDGLSLLDALPPGADPIVAVVTAIDEPVADPRVDLAIVKSRTDTPEIVERLTDLLEEARIRKHSAAASASGSRP; this comes from the coding sequence ATGACCGGGCCAATCGACATTCAAAAGCGGAAGCCGGAGGCGAGTAGAAGCCTCATCGGCAGATCGTTGCAGTACAAGCTCACGTTTCTGATCCTGTGCTGCGCACTCGTGAGCACAGCGGTCGTGGGCTTCGTCGCCTATGAGCGTGTGCGCTCGGCGGCGATTGAAGAGGCGAAAGAGAAGCTTGGGGGAGAGACCCGGCTGATGGCCCAGAGATTTCGCTTCACCTATCATGAAGTTGCCAGGGACCTGAAAATGATCTCCGAAATGCCCCCCATCCAGGGGATCATTCGGGCACAACGCAATGGCGGCATCGATCCGATAGACGGCTCGACGGAGAACCAGTGGCGCGAACGCCTTGCGCGGATATTTCGTTCATTCCTGGTCCAGCGTCCCGATCATTTTCAGGTCCGCTACATCGGACTTGCGGACCAGGGACGCGAGCTGGTTCGCGTCGATCGCAACAGCCTCGGCCCATTTGTCGTGCGACCCGAGAACCTTCAACAAAAAGGGACGGAACCGTATTTCCGGCTCGGAGCCTCCGCGCAAATGGGACGCGTTGTCTTCTCGGAAGTGACCTTTAACAGGGAACATGACAGTCTCGATCCCCGTGAAATCCCGACCATGCGCGGCATGATGCCGGTCTTCGATTGGCGTGGCGAGCGTTTCGGGATGCTGGTCATCAACATTGACTATCCCGCCATTCTCAAGCGCGCCTTTGCCGAAATGAAGCCGCAGTGGCGGACAATCCTCGTCAACGGGCAAGGCGATTACATGGTGCATCCCGGCGGGCCGGAGGCATCTGTCCAACCTTTCCAGATGCATCGCAACTACACGGAAGAACCGCCCCCGATCGTCAAGCACGCGCTGGAGAGCACGCAACCGGAACTGGGCGTGGAGAGCGACCACATGATGAGTTACATCGTCAATGACGATGATGGCTACGGTGGCTTTGACGCGCGGGTGAGCATCATTGTGCAGGTGCCAAGCGAGAAACTCTTCGCCAAGGCAAACGAGATCGGCTCGGAGGTCTTCGCCGCCGGTATCGGCGTGGTTTTCGCCTTTGTCCTGGGCTCGGTCTTTTTCGCCCGCTCGCTCATGAAGCCGCTTAGCCAGACCGCAATCGCCATCGTGGAAAACGTCGCTGACGGTCTCATCCTGATAGATGCGGGCGGGCGGATCGAGCGCTTCAATCCCAGTTGCGAACGCATGTTCGGCTACAAGGCCGGGGAGGTTGTGGGCCAGCATGTAGGCATACTCGTGGCGGAAGGAGTCGGTGAAGAGTTCAGGGGGGAGTTCATCACCCATGCCCGGCAGTCACAAGATCACGGCAACACGTTCGAAGTGGAGGGACGGACCAAAAGCGGGGCTCTTCTGCCTCTTGAGCTTTCCGTCAACGAATTGAACCTCAATGGCAAGGTCAAGTATTCGGCCGTGATGCGCGACATCAGCGAACGGCGCGAAATGGAGCGGGTGAAAGCGGAATTCATCTCCACCGTGAGCCATGAATTGCGCACACCGCTGACCTCCATCCGCGGCTCGCTCGGGCTTGTCGACAACATGCTGCCAAACGACCTGCCCAATCCGGCCTACCAGATGATCTCCCTGGCACAGAAAAACACCAACCGGCTGATCTCGTTGGTCAACGACATTCTCGATTTCGAGAAACTGTCGAGCCAGGAGGTCACCTACGAGATGACAACCGTCAATCTGAACGACGAACTCGTCCAGGCCGCGGAACTCATCAATGGGTATGCGAACGAGTTCTCCATCAAGATCAAGACGGAGCTGCCCGCGACCACCCTGCATGTGGAGGTGGATGCGCGGCGGTTCCAACAGATCATCGCAAACCTGCTGTCCAATGCCGTCAAGTTCTCGCGCAAGAAGGGTACCGTCATCCTGCGTGCCCAGGAGCACGACGGTCAGGCCGAGATCGAGGTGGTGGATTTCGGAGAAGGAATTCCCGAGGAATTCCATGGCCGGATCTTCAATCCCTTCTCGCAGGCCGACAGCACCTCCACCCGCAAGAAGAGCGGCTCCGGCCTTGGTCTGTCCATAACCAAGAGGCTGGTGGAGGAAATGGGCGGCGAAATCGACTTTGTCAGCGAACTGGGCATGGGCACGACATTCCGCGTCGTGCTCCCGCTCATCACGGCGCTCAAAACGCCGTCCAGGATTGTTCTGCCCGCAGGCGACACGCGGCGACTGGCGCTGCACCTGGAAGACGACGCGGATTTCACGGCCATGCTGGGCGAAACGCTCAAGGATATTGCCTATGTCCAACCTGCGCGCGATCTGAGCGAGGCACATGAATATCTGGCGTTCAATGATTTCGACCTGCTGATCCTGGACCGTTACCTTCCCGGCGAAGACGGCCTGTCTCTGCTGGACGCCTTGCCGCCCGGCGCAGATCCGATCGTCGCCGTGGTCACCGCCATCGACGAACCCGTCGCCGATCCGCGCGTTGATCTGGCGATCGTCAAATCGCGGACCGACACACCCGAGATCGTTGAGCGACTGACGGATCTGCTGGAAGAAGCGCGTATCCGCAAACATTCGGCGGCCGCGTCGGCCTCAGGCAGCAGGCCCTGA
- a CDS encoding PAS domain S-box protein — translation MVNFSRMRFLPGVLVTTLPLAFAFTALVAGGAYWQISSVFKQELAYRMERESTFAVNEVETRIAGLGAILRTMSRNAFFIDTMEGDRHNEAHVREFFEGLSLVPVPGALVGLTDASGRVLVTNGRARIRGDIELPPGFADEVSHLALSQEKMTVAVPVLSGGVLRGSVFARFGTDALVNYLNLSYSNKIIVLTINGLVIATDSEMAEILKTPANRFQEDWITQEAASALYPALGVRVFARRDDLFAALRGLDRTLITTALANLAILLAGLVLAALLVGRPLARLASEVRSVREADDLTRNITVGGYLEVARLAEAFNAMMANLRSTLVSHEQLARENRYRQQVEQSLRDKQAENAAIVETVHDAIIVIDKHGEIRSANPATSRILGYSNAELVGSNVSMLMPEPHRSRHDQYLHNFLKTGEAKIIGIGRELEACRQDGEKFPIELYVAAITLKAEPHFVGVIRDVTERRKVDRMQREFIALVSHELRTPLTSLTGSLRLITSGNIGEVPERIARLLHLAQNNAMRLIDLVNDIMVVEKLQAGVVTLKMEPVDLLVLARSALEDTAQFGDKFEITFELRTSLKSAWSMGDGRRLTQVLVNLLTNAVKFSEPGSVVEIHIEKRQQCYRLAVRDHGIGIPTEAIEDVFSKFVQLDTTDAKNGQGSGLGLAIAQAIMELHGTRIEVDSQVGAGSTFYFDLIEFQQTENAVELSSLTGDLLENSGTSIGSA, via the coding sequence ATGGTGAACTTCTCGCGAATGCGCTTTCTGCCCGGGGTGCTTGTGACGACGCTGCCTCTCGCCTTCGCCTTCACGGCATTGGTCGCGGGCGGGGCCTATTGGCAAATCAGCAGCGTCTTCAAGCAGGAGCTCGCCTACCGGATGGAACGCGAAAGCACCTTCGCCGTGAACGAGGTGGAAACGCGTATCGCCGGTCTCGGTGCGATCCTGCGCACGATGTCGCGCAATGCCTTTTTCATCGATACGATGGAGGGGGATCGGCACAACGAGGCGCATGTGCGGGAGTTCTTCGAAGGCTTGTCGCTGGTTCCCGTTCCCGGCGCGTTGGTTGGCCTCACCGATGCGTCCGGGCGTGTGCTGGTGACTAATGGACGGGCGCGCATAAGGGGGGATATCGAGCTTCCTCCCGGTTTCGCAGATGAAGTCTCGCATCTGGCACTTTCGCAGGAGAAAATGACCGTCGCAGTGCCCGTCCTCAGCGGGGGGGTGTTGCGCGGCAGTGTCTTTGCGCGTTTCGGCACCGACGCGCTGGTGAACTATCTCAATCTCTCCTATTCCAACAAGATCATCGTGCTGACGATCAACGGTCTCGTCATCGCCACAGATTCCGAGATGGCGGAAATCCTGAAGACGCCTGCAAACAGGTTCCAGGAAGACTGGATAACGCAGGAGGCCGCCTCCGCGCTCTATCCCGCGCTTGGCGTGCGGGTCTTCGCCCGGCGCGACGATCTGTTCGCCGCGCTCAGGGGGCTTGACCGGACATTGATCACGACTGCGCTGGCCAATCTCGCGATCCTTCTGGCCGGCCTTGTCCTTGCGGCGTTGCTGGTCGGGCGTCCGCTGGCGCGCCTCGCCAGCGAGGTGCGCAGCGTGCGCGAGGCCGACGACCTGACGCGCAACATCACGGTGGGCGGTTACCTGGAGGTGGCGCGGCTGGCCGAGGCCTTCAACGCCATGATGGCCAATCTGCGTTCAACCCTTGTCTCCCATGAGCAGCTGGCGCGCGAAAACCGCTATCGTCAGCAAGTGGAGCAGTCTCTGCGCGACAAGCAGGCCGAAAACGCCGCGATCGTCGAGACGGTCCACGACGCCATCATCGTGATCGACAAACACGGCGAGATCCGCTCCGCCAACCCGGCAACATCGCGCATTTTGGGCTATTCGAACGCGGAGTTGGTCGGGTCCAATGTTTCAATGCTCATGCCGGAGCCGCACCGTTCCCGGCATGATCAGTATCTGCACAACTTCCTCAAGACGGGCGAGGCAAAGATCATCGGCATCGGGCGGGAACTGGAAGCCTGCCGGCAGGATGGTGAGAAGTTCCCGATCGAGCTTTACGTCGCCGCGATCACGCTCAAGGCGGAGCCGCATTTCGTCGGCGTGATCCGCGACGTCACCGAGCGGCGCAAGGTGGACAGGATGCAGCGTGAGTTCATCGCTCTGGTCAGTCACGAATTGCGCACCCCGCTCACCTCGCTCACCGGCTCTTTGCGCCTGATTACATCCGGAAATATCGGCGAGGTGCCGGAGAGGATCGCGCGTCTTTTGCATCTTGCCCAGAACAACGCCATGCGGCTGATCGATCTCGTCAACGACATCATGGTCGTGGAGAAGCTCCAGGCCGGGGTTGTCACGTTGAAGATGGAGCCGGTCGATCTGTTGGTTCTGGCGCGCTCCGCGTTGGAGGATACGGCGCAATTTGGCGACAAGTTCGAGATCACATTTGAACTGAGGACCAGCCTGAAAAGCGCCTGGTCGATGGGCGATGGGCGCAGGCTGACGCAGGTGCTCGTCAATCTGCTGACAAACGCGGTCAAATTCAGCGAACCTGGTTCGGTGGTCGAAATCCACATCGAAAAACGCCAGCAATGCTACCGTCTCGCCGTGCGCGACCACGGCATCGGCATCCCGACCGAGGCGATCGAGGACGTCTTTTCCAAATTCGTCCAGCTCGACACCACCGATGCCAAGAACGGGCAGGGCTCCGGCCTCGGTCTGGCGATCGCGCAGGCGATCATGGAGCTGCACGGAACGAGGATCGAGGTGGACTCGCAAGTGGGCGCGGGGTCGACCTTCTATTTCGATCTCATTGAATTCCAACAGACGGAAAACGCTGTGGAGCTGTCGTCCCTGACGGGCGATCTCCTGGAGAATTCGGGCACTTCGATCGGAAGCGCCTGA